DNA from Mesorhizobium loti R88b:
CGAAGGTGTATTTGGCGCCGACGAGATTGAGGCGGACATTCTCGATCGAGCCGTCCTTCTTGTAGGGCTCGTAATAGGTGACCATCGCCGGATCCCAGTAACCCAGAAACAGGTCGAGATCCCTGTTTTTCATGCCCTCATAGATGACGTTGATGCCGAGCACTTCGCTCTGCGACTGATAGCCGAGCGCTTGCAGCAGGACGTTGGCCACTCCTGTGGTGAAGGCCAGATCATTCCAGCCGGGTTCGGCCATGCGAACGGCCCTGCACTGCTCAGCCTCGGCCGCCTGGGCCGCGTGAGACGCCAGTGCCAGGACGGCAAGGCACACGCCATTTGCAAGGATGCGCAACATTTTCGGTTCTCCTCTTGTCTAAAATTGACCTACTGGTCATTTTATTGTCCCACTGGTCAATTGTTGATCTGGCTGGACGAAAATGTCAACGTGGATTCGTCATGCATGGATCGAACCCGTGAAACTCAAACGTCTCGGTGACATACGCCGCAAGGAATTGCGGCAGGCCGCCTTCGCGGTGCTGGAGCGCGAAGGCATTGCGGGTGCTACCCTGGAAAAGGTCGCCGCCCATGCCGGAGCCTCCAAGGGCATCGTGCTGCACTATTTCCGTAACAAGCAGGAATTGTTCGAGCATGCGATGCGGGAGGCCAATGCCGTGCTGCGCGACGCGGTGGTCGCCCGGCTTCGCCTGGCACGGACGCCGATGGAGCGGCTCGATGCGGTGATCGAAGGCAATTTCGAGGAGCATCTTTTCCGGCCGCCGCTCTGCCATGCCTGGCTTTCGCTCTGTGCCGAGGTGCCGCGTGACGAGAAGCTGGCGCGCATCCAGAAGGCGCTGCACGCGCGCATGCGCTCGAACCTGTTGTCCGGCCTGCACGGCCTCACCTCGCCCAAGGATGCCAACGACATCGCGCTTGGCGTCACCGCGCTGATCGACGGGCTCTGGCTGCGGCTCGGCCTGGAGCCGGGCAGCGTCTCGCGCGAACAGGCGATCCGCCAGGTCAAGGATTTTGTC
Protein-coding regions in this window:
- the betI gene encoding choline-binding transcriptional repressor BetI; the encoded protein is MSTWIRHAWIEPVKLKRLGDIRRKELRQAAFAVLEREGIAGATLEKVAAHAGASKGIVLHYFRNKQELFEHAMREANAVLRDAVVARLRLARTPMERLDAVIEGNFEEHLFRPPLCHAWLSLCAEVPRDEKLARIQKALHARMRSNLLSGLHGLTSPKDANDIALGVTALIDGLWLRLGLEPGSVSREQAIRQVKDFVSARLAMRRPATAGA